The proteins below are encoded in one region of Bacteroidia bacterium:
- a CDS encoding beta-glucosidase, with translation MNRSDFGSQFTFGVATAAYQIEGAYQQDGKGESIWDRFTQKPKAIFENANANTTCDHYHLYPKDIGIMRELGIQANRFSLSWTRILPQGIGKPNQAGIDFYHRIIDTCLEAGIEPWITLYHWDLPQALEDKGGWANREILNWFTEYCDVCTRAFGNKVSRWMILNEPMAFVGLGYLLGIHAPGKKGFLNFLPAALHATLAMGVGAEVVRKNVPQATVGTTFSCTYAQPYSNSRWDIGAAKRYDAALNRLFLDPICGKGFPTDIIWSLKAIYRYFKPDDEKRLPVNFDFIGLQNYTRDLVKFSLFEPLVWFKGLSGKDRGVEHTEMGWEIYPEGIYHLLKQFAQTPNVREIIVTENGSAFSDVVQNGRVHDEKRVRFLQQYLAQVLRAKQEGVPVSGYFVWSFLDNFEWAEGYRPRFGLVHVDYQTQQRTIKDSGFWYRDFIKG, from the coding sequence ATGAATAGAAGTGATTTTGGCAGCCAATTTACCTTTGGAGTGGCGACTGCAGCTTACCAAATAGAGGGAGCTTACCAACAAGATGGCAAAGGCGAATCTATTTGGGATAGATTTACCCAAAAACCAAAGGCTATTTTTGAAAATGCCAATGCAAACACTACCTGCGACCATTATCATCTTTACCCAAAAGATATTGGCATCATGCGGGAATTAGGTATTCAGGCAAATCGTTTTTCTTTATCTTGGACCAGAATATTGCCGCAGGGAATTGGGAAGCCGAACCAAGCTGGCATTGACTTTTATCATCGAATTATTGACACTTGCTTGGAGGCAGGAATAGAACCCTGGATAACGTTGTATCACTGGGACTTACCTCAGGCTTTGGAAGACAAAGGTGGCTGGGCTAACCGCGAGATTTTAAACTGGTTTACCGAATACTGTGATGTATGCACCCGTGCTTTTGGGAATAAAGTTTCGCGCTGGATGATTTTAAATGAGCCGATGGCGTTTGTGGGCTTGGGTTATCTATTGGGAATTCATGCTCCCGGTAAAAAAGGATTTTTAAATTTTTTACCTGCTGCGCTTCATGCAACCTTAGCTATGGGCGTGGGAGCGGAAGTAGTCCGAAAAAATGTGCCCCAAGCAACCGTAGGAACAACCTTTTCTTGTACCTATGCGCAACCGTACTCAAATTCAAGGTGGGACATAGGCGCAGCCAAAAGATACGATGCCGCACTGAACCGCTTATTCCTTGACCCAATCTGCGGAAAGGGATTCCCTACCGATATTATCTGGTCTCTAAAAGCTATTTATCGCTATTTTAAACCGGATGACGAAAAAAGACTACCCGTTAATTTTGACTTTATCGGCCTCCAAAACTACACCCGTGATTTGGTAAAATTTAGCCTCTTTGAGCCACTTGTCTGGTTTAAAGGACTTTCCGGAAAAGATAGGGGAGTAGAGCATACCGAAATGGGCTGGGAAATCTATCCGGAAGGTATTTATCACTTGTTAAAGCAGTTTGCGCAAACGCCCAATGTTCGGGAAATTATTGTTACCGAAAATGGGTCAGCCTTTTCGGATGTCGTTCAAAACGGACGTGTCCATGATGAAAAACGGGTTCGTTTTTTACAACAGTATTTAGCACAGGTACTTCGAGCAAAACAAGAAGGAGTTCCCGTAAGTGGATATTTCGTATGGTCTTTTTTAGATAATTTTGAATGGGCAGAAGGCTATCGCCCGCGATTCGGCCTTGTTCATGTAGATTACCAAACCCAACAACGAACCATCAAAGACTCCGGATTTTGGTACAGAGATTTCATAAAAGGTTAA
- a CDS encoding M15 family metallopeptidase yields the protein MRLLKIGDKNDDVLRWQYFLIGKGFYHGEADGEFGDELKSATIVFQSKYGLEPDGIAGNKTIGMAMTIGFGVLEDRDTGLLSANWPPKPKFKPLVTNEERAVLFGKFSYKHKPVSGNPENIVVTDNWAKENIILVKIPQLVPIKGSDKVYFHQKGAEQLIKLWSEWERYTMLHKILTWEGSYMPRFVRGSTSVLSNHAFGTAFDINAAWNWLGAIPALVGRKGSVRELVSIANENGFYWGGHFGRTDGMHFELTQIK from the coding sequence ATGAGATTACTTAAAATTGGGGATAAGAATGATGATGTACTGAGGTGGCAGTACTTTCTAATCGGGAAGGGTTTTTATCATGGTGAGGCGGATGGCGAATTTGGCGATGAGCTAAAGTCTGCTACAATTGTCTTTCAATCCAAGTACGGATTAGAGCCGGACGGAATTGCCGGCAATAAAACCATCGGTATGGCTATGACAATCGGATTTGGGGTTTTAGAAGACCGAGATACCGGTTTGCTTAGTGCCAATTGGCCACCTAAGCCTAAGTTTAAACCGCTGGTTACCAACGAAGAACGCGCAGTTTTATTTGGTAAATTTTCTTATAAACACAAGCCGGTTTCAGGAAACCCCGAAAATATTGTAGTTACAGACAACTGGGCAAAGGAAAATATCATTTTGGTTAAAATCCCTCAATTAGTGCCTATAAAAGGAAGCGATAAGGTTTATTTTCATCAAAAAGGAGCAGAACAACTGATTAAACTTTGGAGTGAATGGGAAAGATATACTATGTTGCATAAGATATTGACTTGGGAAGGTTCTTATATGCCGCGTTTTGTGCGTGGAAGTACCTCTGTACTCAGTAATCATGCTTTTGGAACAGCTTTTGACATCAATGCGGCTTGGAATTGGTTGGGCGCAATTCCGGCACTTGTGGGGAGAAAAGGGAGTGTTCGTGAACTCGTTTCGATTGCCAATGAAAATGGTTTTTATTGGGGCGGGCATTTTGGCCGCACTGACGGAATGCACTTTGAACTTACCCAAATCAAATAA